The Lentzea guizhouensis genome contains a region encoding:
- a CDS encoding glycosyltransferase encodes MTPRPLVVLFSGVTWDGVRGSERQLTEALTAYADVLWVDPPVSPVTPQRYRGIGSTRRSWRPSVREALPGVTRLTPVALPGLTRPGIRATTWPLVRAQVRRYLPRQPVAVIACSFDDVLGRWDALNVLYGTDDWVSGAALMNLDASRLRAEEKAALARTDVVLAVTPELAARWREHGVDPVVVPNGCDTAAYRCIEDVEPAPLPDGFPAEVAGVVGQLTDRIDIRYLEAVADTGIGLLLVGPRDPAWEPERFPALVARPNVHHPGAVPFSELPKWLRRMDVGLTPYADTAFNRASFPLKTLEYLAAGRAVVGSELPATLRLARESDDVVAVEDPAEFARAVLAVVRAPQDPVRRRGFAEQHSWQARAAVVAEAIGLHVVENSHQR; translated from the coding sequence GTGACGCCACGACCGCTGGTCGTGCTGTTCTCGGGAGTGACGTGGGACGGCGTTCGGGGCTCCGAACGCCAGCTCACCGAAGCTCTCACGGCCTACGCGGACGTGCTGTGGGTGGACCCGCCGGTCTCGCCCGTGACGCCCCAGCGGTACCGGGGCATCGGCAGCACCCGCCGGTCGTGGCGTCCCTCGGTGCGTGAGGCGCTCCCCGGCGTCACGCGCCTGACCCCCGTCGCGCTGCCGGGCCTCACCAGGCCCGGCATCCGCGCGACCACCTGGCCGCTGGTGCGGGCCCAGGTCCGCAGGTACCTGCCGCGCCAGCCGGTCGCCGTCATCGCGTGCTCGTTCGACGACGTGCTCGGCCGCTGGGACGCGCTGAATGTGCTGTACGGCACCGACGACTGGGTCTCCGGTGCCGCGTTGATGAACCTGGACGCCTCCCGGCTGCGCGCCGAGGAGAAGGCCGCGCTGGCCCGCACGGACGTGGTGCTCGCGGTGACGCCGGAGCTGGCCGCGCGGTGGCGGGAGCACGGCGTGGATCCCGTGGTGGTGCCGAACGGGTGCGACACGGCGGCCTACCGCTGCATCGAGGACGTGGAACCGGCGCCGTTGCCGGACGGGTTTCCCGCCGAGGTCGCCGGCGTGGTCGGCCAGCTGACCGACCGGATCGACATCCGGTACCTGGAAGCGGTGGCGGACACCGGGATCGGGCTGCTGCTGGTCGGTCCGCGTGACCCTGCCTGGGAACCCGAGCGGTTCCCGGCGCTCGTCGCCCGCCCCAACGTCCACCATCCGGGTGCGGTTCCGTTCAGCGAGCTGCCGAAGTGGTTGCGGCGCATGGACGTCGGGCTCACCCCGTACGCGGACACGGCGTTCAACCGCGCCTCGTTCCCGTTGAAGACCCTGGAGTACCTCGCCGCCGGACGTGCGGTCGTCGGCAGTGAGCTGCCCGCGACCCTCCGGCTCGCGCGGGAGTCGGACGACGTCGTGGCGGTCGAGGATCCCGCCGAGTTCGCCCGCGCGGTGCTGGCCGTGGTCAGGGCCCCGCAGGATCCTGTGCGCCGGCGGGGTTTCGCCGAGCAGCACTCGTGGCAGGCCCGTGCGGCGGTGGTGGCGGAGGCCATCGGCCTGCACGTGGTGGAGAACTCTCACCAGAGGTGA
- a CDS encoding O-antigen ligase family protein, whose protein sequence is MTRTPTYPRTLTRTDGATLSVVYIAVLVLVPSRLVLAGIPLDIRPSMLLGFGLGMCWLCAQMVDNLGMAKGRSGVRTAIFLFASSQIATYGYVTLRHMPYEELKSADLSFVTIVSLMAAGLLIIDGVRTLDRLDKVLKFVVIACTVMAVIGMTQFFTGFDLTKYMAMVPGLRSVGTGEAVLARAAFRRPGGTAGHPIEFGVVCGLAVPLAAHYAFRASKRKQPSRRWWFCVLMLAMGAVVSLSRSAILGLLVAGIILLPTWPAKQQLRTIIAALGFLVVLRAFVPGLVGTLLSLFRNISNDPSIQGRTDDYASTEATIEQNLWLGRGFGTYLPTRYGPIDNQYLGSLVENGVVGMLAFLFLFLAGIYAAAAARRMSTDPHVRDLCQSLLACIAMLGVSSATYDTFAFKIASGLMFVLIGCAGALLRMQKAAAATMVAPPVFPSAPVPHTTTSPAPVVREGTSS, encoded by the coding sequence ATGACGAGAACGCCGACCTACCCGCGCACCCTCACCCGCACGGACGGCGCCACCCTGTCGGTGGTCTACATCGCCGTGCTGGTGCTGGTGCCGTCCCGGCTGGTGCTCGCCGGCATCCCGCTCGACATCCGCCCGTCCATGCTGCTGGGCTTCGGCCTCGGCATGTGCTGGCTGTGCGCGCAGATGGTCGACAACCTCGGCATGGCCAAGGGCCGCAGCGGCGTCCGCACCGCGATCTTCCTCTTCGCGTCGTCGCAGATCGCCACCTACGGGTACGTGACGCTGCGGCACATGCCGTACGAGGAGCTGAAGTCGGCCGACCTGAGCTTCGTCACGATCGTCTCGCTGATGGCGGCGGGCCTGCTGATCATCGACGGCGTCCGCACCCTCGACCGCCTCGACAAGGTGCTGAAGTTCGTGGTGATCGCCTGCACGGTCATGGCGGTCATCGGCATGACGCAGTTCTTCACCGGCTTCGACCTCACCAAGTACATGGCGATGGTGCCGGGCCTGCGCTCGGTCGGCACCGGTGAAGCAGTGCTCGCCCGCGCCGCATTCCGCCGTCCCGGTGGCACGGCCGGGCACCCCATCGAGTTCGGCGTGGTGTGCGGTCTCGCGGTGCCGCTGGCCGCGCACTACGCGTTCCGCGCCAGCAAGCGCAAGCAGCCCAGCCGCCGCTGGTGGTTCTGCGTGCTGATGCTCGCGATGGGCGCCGTGGTGTCGCTGTCGCGCTCGGCGATCCTGGGCCTGCTGGTCGCCGGGATCATCCTGCTGCCGACGTGGCCCGCGAAGCAGCAGCTGCGCACGATCATCGCGGCGCTGGGCTTCCTGGTGGTGCTGCGCGCGTTCGTCCCAGGGCTCGTGGGCACGTTGCTGAGCCTGTTCCGCAACATCTCCAACGACCCGAGCATCCAGGGCCGCACCGACGACTACGCGAGCACCGAGGCGACGATCGAGCAGAACCTGTGGCTGGGCCGCGGGTTCGGCACCTACCTGCCGACGCGGTACGGGCCGATCGACAACCAGTACCTCGGGTCGCTGGTGGAGAACGGGGTCGTCGGGATGCTGGCGTTCCTGTTCCTGTTCCTCGCCGGCATCTACGCGGCCGCGGCGGCCCGGCGGATGAGCACGGACCCGCACGTGCGGGACCTGTGCCAGTCGTTGCTCGCCTGCATCGCGATGCTCGGGGTGTCCAGCGCCACGTACGACACGTTCGCGTTCAAGATCGCGAGCGGGCTGATGTTCGTGCTGATCGGGTGTGCCGGGGCGTTGCTGAGGATGCAGAAGGCCGCCGCGGCGACGATGGTGGCTCCGCCGGTGTTCCCGAGCGCTCCCGTGCCGCACACGACGACGTCCCCTGCACCGGTGGTGCGGGAGGGGACGTCGTCGTGA
- a CDS encoding MFS transporter: MYLASARTKPVEATGGTGVTGKVPGTVVALGTVSLLTDVSAEMVTAFMPVYVLYVLQLGYVQFGLLDGLYSGATVLLRLVGGHLGDRLGKYRAVALAGYGISALSKLLFPFAGASTAAIGAVVATDRAGKGLRTAPRDALISLATPSSGLGRAFGLHRAMDTFGAMLGPLVTFLIMIQLGADPSLVFGVSFCFALLGVIVLVTFVPGPPRTAVAAPRPKIRWRDGLHLLRARKFRGATLAATVLGFATISDAFIFVVLQKTAGVPTSLLPLLPLGTALVFLLAALPLGRVADRVGRWRMFAVGHVALLGVYTLLVLGGRGIPVVCLVLVLHGLFYAATDGVLMAHGAELVPESIRASGLAILQTGQAIARLLSSVLFGVLLTFLEMRWAVLVAAVALVVALVAALALTVRGRTEVPA, translated from the coding sequence ATGTACCTGGCCTCCGCGCGCACCAAGCCGGTCGAGGCGACCGGCGGTACCGGGGTCACCGGGAAGGTGCCCGGCACGGTCGTCGCCCTGGGCACTGTGAGCCTTCTCACCGACGTGTCCGCGGAGATGGTCACCGCGTTCATGCCGGTTTACGTGCTCTACGTCCTGCAGCTCGGATATGTCCAGTTCGGACTGCTCGACGGTTTGTACAGCGGTGCCACCGTTCTTCTCCGGCTGGTGGGCGGCCACCTGGGTGACCGCCTGGGCAAGTACCGCGCGGTGGCACTGGCGGGGTACGGGATCTCGGCACTGTCCAAACTGCTCTTCCCGTTCGCCGGCGCGTCGACGGCCGCGATCGGTGCCGTCGTGGCCACGGACCGGGCGGGCAAGGGCCTGCGCACGGCGCCGCGCGACGCGCTGATCTCGCTGGCCACGCCGAGCTCCGGGCTGGGCAGGGCGTTCGGCCTGCACCGGGCGATGGACACGTTCGGCGCGATGCTCGGGCCGCTGGTCACGTTCCTCATCATGATCCAGCTCGGCGCCGATCCCAGCCTGGTGTTCGGCGTGAGCTTCTGCTTCGCGCTGCTCGGGGTGATCGTGCTGGTCACGTTCGTGCCCGGCCCGCCGCGCACGGCCGTCGCCGCCCCGCGGCCGAAGATCAGGTGGCGTGATGGTCTGCACCTGTTGCGCGCGAGGAAGTTCCGCGGCGCCACGCTCGCGGCCACCGTGCTCGGGTTCGCCACGATCAGCGACGCGTTCATCTTCGTGGTGCTGCAGAAGACCGCCGGGGTGCCGACGAGCCTGCTGCCGTTGCTGCCGCTGGGCACCGCGCTCGTGTTCCTGCTCGCCGCGCTGCCGCTGGGCCGGGTGGCGGACAGGGTCGGGCGCTGGCGGATGTTCGCCGTCGGGCACGTGGCGTTGCTGGGCGTGTACACGCTGCTCGTCCTCGGCGGGCGCGGCATTCCGGTCGTGTGCCTGGTCCTGGTGCTGCACGGCCTCTTCTACGCGGCTACCGACGGTGTGCTGATGGCGCACGGAGCGGAGCTGGTGCCCGAGTCGATCAGAGCCAGCGGGCTCGCGATCCTGCAGACCGGCCAGGCCATCGCCCGGCTGCTGTCGTCCGTCCTCTTCGGAGTGTTGTTGACCTTCCTGGAGATGCGCTGGGCCGTGCTGGTCGCCGCCGTCGCGCTCGTCGTCGCGCTGGTGGCCGCGCTGGCCCTCACCGTCCGCGGTCGCACGGAGGTGCCGGCGTGA
- a CDS encoding oligosaccharide flippase family protein yields the protein MTGEDPTTTIKDADHLPKSTPSGKIRRALGLSFLNTVFGKIGTLLTGILLARVLVPEDFGVFAVALVALGALLAINELGVSLALVRWPGDPRQIAPTVTTISIASSGLLYALCWFAAPAFSEALGAPDATGVVRLLCLSVLIDGATAAAAQFTNREFRQGTRLVVDMSNLVLTTGVTVALALADHGAWSLAWGRLVGNALSAILLFRLVALWPRPGFDRKQARELMAFGLPLAGASLLVFAMLNVHFVITGSLLGAVALGLYLQAFNLSSWPVNMFSVVIRRVSLAAFARVQDDREQREALLARFTTLLMASALPVCALLGLLALPTVTTLYGHNWAGSAAALQFLVVLGVVRVVTELAYDYLVALGLPSRTMWLQAGWLVVLVALLPFGAMWDGIRGVSAMHALIAVVLVLPAYTIAVTRTGVRLRVLLAAIARPVVGCALMTAVVLAVRWLTDPSAIQLLLGATLGGAVYLATVWPLRHLVKHLG from the coding sequence ATGACCGGCGAAGACCCGACCACCACCATAAAAGACGCCGACCACCTGCCGAAATCCACACCGAGCGGAAAGATCCGCCGGGCGCTCGGGTTGAGCTTCTTGAACACGGTGTTCGGCAAAATTGGAACGCTGCTCACAGGAATCCTCCTGGCGCGGGTTCTGGTGCCGGAGGACTTCGGTGTCTTCGCGGTCGCGCTGGTGGCTCTCGGTGCTCTGCTCGCGATCAACGAGCTCGGTGTCAGCCTCGCACTGGTGCGCTGGCCCGGCGACCCGAGACAGATCGCGCCGACCGTCACGACGATCTCCATCGCGTCGAGCGGCCTGCTCTACGCGCTGTGCTGGTTCGCCGCGCCCGCGTTCTCCGAGGCGCTCGGCGCGCCCGACGCGACCGGGGTCGTGCGGCTGCTGTGCCTGTCGGTGTTGATCGACGGCGCCACGGCGGCGGCCGCGCAGTTCACCAACCGCGAGTTCCGCCAGGGCACCCGGCTCGTGGTCGACATGTCGAACCTGGTGCTCACGACCGGTGTGACCGTCGCGCTGGCGCTGGCCGACCACGGGGCGTGGAGCCTCGCGTGGGGCCGGCTGGTCGGCAACGCGCTGTCGGCGATCCTGCTGTTCCGGCTCGTCGCGCTGTGGCCGCGGCCCGGTTTCGACCGGAAGCAGGCGCGCGAGCTGATGGCGTTCGGCCTGCCGCTGGCCGGGGCGAGCCTGCTGGTGTTCGCGATGCTGAACGTGCACTTCGTCATCACCGGCTCGCTGCTCGGGGCGGTGGCGCTGGGCCTGTACCTGCAGGCGTTCAACCTGTCGAGCTGGCCGGTCAACATGTTCTCGGTGGTGATCCGCCGGGTGTCGCTCGCCGCGTTCGCCCGCGTGCAGGACGACCGGGAGCAGCGCGAGGCCCTGCTGGCCCGCTTCACCACGTTGCTGATGGCCAGCGCGCTGCCGGTGTGCGCGCTCCTCGGCCTGCTGGCGTTGCCCACGGTGACGACGCTCTACGGCCACAACTGGGCCGGGTCCGCGGCCGCGCTGCAGTTCCTGGTGGTGCTCGGGGTCGTGCGGGTGGTCACCGAGCTCGCCTACGACTACCTGGTCGCCCTGGGCCTGCCGAGCCGCACGATGTGGCTGCAGGCGGGGTGGCTGGTCGTGCTGGTGGCGTTGCTGCCGTTCGGAGCGATGTGGGACGGCATCCGCGGGGTGTCGGCGATGCACGCGCTGATCGCGGTGGTCCTGGTCCTGCCGGCCTACACGATCGCCGTGACCCGCACGGGCGTGCGCCTGCGCGTGCTGCTCGCGGCGATCGCCCGCCCGGTGGTCGGCTGCGCTCTGATGACCGCCGTGGTCCTCGCCGTCCGCTGGCTCACCGACCCGTCGGCGATCCAGCTCCTCCTCGGCGCCACCCTGGGCGGCGCCGTCTACCTGGCCACCGTCTGGCCCCTCCGCCACCTCGTCAAACACCTCGGCTGA
- a CDS encoding polysaccharide deacetylase family protein translates to MIRRLARRAVLPLTAPIGSVRQVSSQQPHVVLTYDDGPQPGATERVLESLADSGCTATFFVLVNRARKHPALLREVQAAGHEIALHGVDHVRLTTLAPQQVRLRTADGKHRLEDLLGTEVHWFRPPYGAQKPSTYAAIRAAGMESVVWDVAAFDWEERPAAVLAERTLAEVHSGSVVLMHDGYAGPEDGVDDGPAPTFDRGELARLVCAGLAERGLTGVSLRDALAHGKTVKRAWFRA, encoded by the coding sequence ATGATCCGTCGCCTCGCCCGGCGCGCCGTCCTGCCGCTCACTGCTCCGATCGGATCAGTGCGGCAGGTCTCTTCGCAGCAACCGCACGTGGTGCTGACCTATGACGACGGGCCACAGCCGGGCGCGACCGAACGGGTGCTGGAGTCCTTGGCGGACTCCGGTTGCACGGCAACGTTCTTCGTGCTCGTGAACCGTGCGCGCAAGCACCCGGCGTTGCTGCGCGAGGTGCAGGCGGCCGGCCACGAGATCGCGCTGCACGGCGTCGACCACGTGCGTCTCACCACACTCGCTCCACAGCAGGTGCGCCTCCGCACGGCGGACGGCAAACACCGCCTGGAGGACCTGCTGGGCACCGAGGTGCACTGGTTCCGTCCCCCTTATGGCGCACAGAAGCCGTCGACCTACGCGGCGATCCGGGCCGCCGGCATGGAGTCGGTGGTGTGGGACGTGGCGGCGTTCGACTGGGAGGAGCGCCCGGCGGCCGTGCTCGCCGAACGGACGCTCGCGGAGGTCCACAGTGGATCGGTCGTGCTGATGCACGACGGGTACGCGGGACCGGAGGACGGGGTCGACGACGGGCCGGCGCCGACGTTCGACCGGGGTGAGCTCGCCCGGCTGGTCTGCGCGGGCCTGGCCGAGCGAGGGCTGACCGGCGTGTCGCTGCGGGACGCGCTCGCGCACGGCAAGACGGTGAAGCGGGCCTGGTTCCGGGCCTGA
- a CDS encoding right-handed parallel beta-helix repeat-containing protein codes for MTSGNNGRPARFSVVLLIAAALALAGCKSGADAKEGDPTSAVPTSTETSSSAPASSSSAAPSSTSSSVAPPLPTTTKPKPPSTPTPPVAGGWPGPNNTGWAHTGVKLAALACKGGEYLIDKPGTVVDGKQIPCSVRVTADDVKITRSQVKATGQWGVYLVDKNARLTLQDVEIVGSDACEYGVGFEDVTSVRINVSGCSDGVKMERNASLIDSWIHDLSKGPGDHNDGVQITGGSNITIRHSKIENPNNQTSAILVGGEFGSPSNILIENNFLNGGNYTIYLDPKGTNRVIRDNVFTRSHVYGPARLDGQVEWVNNTYEDGAAVKG; via the coding sequence GTGACCAGTGGGAACAATGGTCGGCCGGCACGGTTCTCCGTTGTTCTGCTGATCGCGGCCGCGCTGGCGCTGGCCGGCTGCAAGTCCGGAGCGGACGCGAAGGAGGGCGATCCCACCAGTGCGGTACCGACGTCCACCGAGACGTCGTCGTCGGCCCCGGCCAGTTCCAGCAGCGCCGCCCCCAGCAGCACCTCGTCGTCGGTCGCGCCGCCGCTGCCGACCACCACCAAGCCCAAGCCCCCGTCGACCCCCACGCCACCGGTCGCGGGTGGCTGGCCGGGCCCGAACAACACCGGCTGGGCGCACACCGGCGTCAAGCTCGCCGCACTCGCCTGCAAGGGCGGCGAGTACCTGATCGACAAGCCCGGCACGGTCGTCGACGGCAAGCAGATCCCGTGCTCGGTCCGCGTGACCGCCGACGACGTCAAGATCACCCGCAGCCAGGTCAAGGCGACCGGTCAGTGGGGCGTCTACCTGGTCGACAAGAACGCCAGGCTCACCCTGCAGGACGTCGAGATCGTGGGTTCGGACGCGTGCGAGTACGGCGTCGGCTTCGAGGACGTCACCTCGGTCCGCATCAACGTGAGCGGCTGCTCCGACGGCGTCAAGATGGAACGCAACGCGAGCCTGATCGACTCCTGGATCCACGACCTGAGCAAGGGCCCCGGCGACCACAACGACGGCGTCCAGATCACCGGTGGCTCCAACATCACCATCCGGCACAGCAAGATCGAGAACCCGAACAACCAGACGTCGGCGATCCTCGTCGGCGGCGAGTTCGGCTCCCCGTCGAACATCCTGATCGAGAACAACTTCCTCAACGGCGGCAACTACACGATCTACCTCGACCCCAAGGGCACCAACCGGGTCATCCGCGACAACGTCTTCACCAGGAGCCACGTCTACGGCCCGGCCAGGCTCGACGGCCAGGTCGAGTGGGTGAACAACACCTACGAGGACGGCGCGGCCGTCAAGGGCTGA
- a CDS encoding glycosyltransferase family 4 protein, whose protein sequence is MELGGSQLNAIQLAAAVRDRGHEVVVLSEPGELVPLVAEQGLEHVEIPLRRKRPDRRVVSAVSRLVRSRGIDVVHGYEWPPAFEALYGVGIRRTAAPIATVMSMSVVPFFPRSIPLIVGTEQIRQEAVAAGHHRVTLLEPPVDTDGDSPEVSDGGFRARHGLTDAPLVVAVSRLVADLKLPGLLAACDAVAELDDAQLVIVGDGPAREEIAERAEKANARAGRRAVVLTGQLADPRPAYAAADIAVGMGGSALRALSFGKPLVVLGLDGFSELVTRESLPRFLSGGWWGFGGDGVPSLTASLRRLVESPGLRAELGEFGRKLVVDRFSLRRAAELQEQEYEIAARLSGTDLLDVVRSTVGLATYKVRRKLSRLRGRVAVDDANAAATARR, encoded by the coding sequence ATGGAGCTGGGGGGCTCCCAGCTGAACGCGATCCAGCTCGCCGCGGCGGTGCGCGACCGCGGGCACGAGGTGGTCGTGCTGTCCGAACCGGGGGAGCTGGTGCCGCTCGTGGCCGAACAGGGGCTCGAGCACGTCGAGATCCCGTTGCGGCGCAAGCGCCCCGACCGCCGGGTGGTGTCGGCGGTCAGCCGGCTGGTGCGTTCGCGCGGCATCGACGTCGTGCACGGCTACGAGTGGCCGCCGGCGTTCGAGGCGTTGTACGGCGTGGGCATCCGGCGCACGGCCGCGCCGATCGCGACGGTGATGTCGATGTCGGTCGTGCCGTTCTTCCCGCGGTCGATCCCGTTGATCGTCGGCACCGAGCAGATCCGCCAGGAGGCCGTGGCGGCCGGGCACCACCGGGTGACGCTGCTGGAGCCGCCGGTCGACACCGACGGGGACAGCCCCGAGGTGTCCGACGGAGGGTTCCGGGCCCGGCACGGGCTCACTGACGCGCCGCTGGTCGTCGCGGTGTCGCGGCTCGTGGCCGACCTGAAGCTGCCGGGTCTGCTCGCCGCGTGTGACGCGGTGGCCGAGCTCGACGACGCCCAGCTGGTCATCGTCGGCGACGGTCCGGCCCGCGAGGAGATCGCCGAGCGCGCGGAGAAGGCCAACGCGCGCGCCGGCCGTCGTGCGGTCGTGCTGACCGGTCAGCTCGCCGATCCCCGGCCCGCGTACGCCGCCGCGGACATCGCGGTCGGCATGGGCGGTTCGGCGTTGCGCGCGCTGTCGTTCGGCAAGCCGTTGGTGGTGCTCGGCCTGGACGGCTTCAGCGAGCTGGTCACGCGGGAGAGCCTGCCGCGGTTCCTGTCCGGCGGCTGGTGGGGCTTCGGCGGTGACGGCGTCCCATCGCTCACGGCTTCGTTGCGCCGACTCGTCGAGTCACCCGGGCTGCGCGCCGAGCTGGGCGAGTTCGGCCGCAAGCTCGTGGTCGACCGCTTCAGCCTGCGCCGCGCCGCCGAACTCCAGGAACAGGAGTACGAGATCGCCGCCCGGCTCTCCGGCACCGACCTGCTGGACGTCGTGCGCTCCACCGTCGGCCTCGCCACCTACAAGGTCCGCCGCAAGCTGTCCCGCCTCCGCGGCCGCGTCGCCGTCGACGACGCCAACGCCGCCGCCACCGCCCGCCGCTGA
- a CDS encoding glycosyltransferase family 4 protein — MRERIEVVDVGLIYPSAVRTALKAANARRVEGRWVSMWKHSRLARRYGEVSLDRSLRANPCDVVLQIQDLAPVSAPFLILQDLSYDVLFEHMDENGRLVHFPSLDRSALERLRDRQRGMYERASGVVAMSRWFADHLVNVSGVPRERVHVVNPGASAAWTGQEVPAEVRQRRIDGPRRRLLLVGKDFFTKNGPQVLAAVAQLRAEVDPAITLTVVGPAEWPVPGEVPPGVTFLGRQPIDAMAGIYDDHDVFVMPSRFEGFGIALVEALARGLPCVARKAFAMPEIVEHGRNGALVATDDPSELAGAIARLLADDTVFTRTAADAAAVRGHYSWERAADEVVAVARQVVRT; from the coding sequence TTGCGTGAGCGTATCGAGGTCGTCGACGTCGGATTGATCTACCCCAGCGCGGTCCGCACGGCGCTCAAGGCCGCCAACGCGCGCCGGGTCGAGGGCCGCTGGGTGTCGATGTGGAAGCACTCCAGGCTCGCACGCCGGTACGGGGAGGTGAGCCTGGACCGCAGCCTGCGCGCGAACCCGTGCGACGTCGTGCTGCAGATCCAGGACCTGGCACCTGTCAGCGCGCCGTTCCTGATCCTGCAGGACCTCAGCTACGACGTGTTGTTCGAGCACATGGACGAAAATGGGCGGCTTGTCCATTTCCCGTCGCTCGACCGGAGTGCCCTGGAACGCCTTCGGGACCGCCAGCGCGGGATGTACGAACGCGCTTCCGGTGTCGTGGCGATGAGCCGGTGGTTCGCCGACCACCTGGTGAACGTCTCGGGTGTGCCGCGTGAACGCGTGCACGTCGTGAACCCCGGCGCGTCGGCCGCGTGGACCGGCCAGGAGGTGCCCGCCGAGGTGCGGCAGCGCCGGATCGACGGACCACGGCGGCGGCTTCTGCTGGTCGGCAAGGACTTCTTCACCAAGAACGGCCCGCAGGTCCTCGCCGCGGTCGCGCAGCTGCGGGCCGAGGTCGACCCCGCGATCACCCTCACCGTGGTCGGCCCGGCCGAGTGGCCGGTGCCGGGGGAGGTCCCGCCGGGCGTGACGTTCCTCGGCCGCCAGCCCATCGACGCGATGGCCGGCATCTACGACGACCACGACGTGTTCGTCATGCCGTCACGCTTCGAAGGCTTCGGCATCGCGCTGGTCGAGGCGTTGGCCCGCGGCCTGCCGTGCGTGGCCCGCAAGGCCTTCGCCATGCCGGAGATCGTGGAACACGGCCGTAACGGTGCTCTGGTAGCGACCGATGACCCATCAGAGCTGGCTGGCGCTATCGCACGCCTGCTCGCGGACGACACCGTGTTCACTCGAACGGCCGCCGACGCGGCTGCCGTTCGCGGGCACTACTCGTGGGAACGCGCAGCTGACGAGGTTGTCGCGGTCGCGAGGCAGGTGGTCCGCACCTAG